The DNA sequence AATGGTATTAAGTGAGTGGATACTTTAATAGCTGAAGGGATTGGCTTCTATAATCATTATTAGTAAACACAATAAAAGTAAGGTTAGCGGGTGGTTGAATCTTGCAAAAACTAAAAGCCGAAGTTGTAATAACAATTCCAGAGGATATGGTACTTATTACAAGAGTTGAATATGAAATGTTAAAGCAAAAAGAATTATCGGGTTTGTATTGGAACATGAAAGATCTTGAAAAACGTATCAATAAAAAGTCAGAATGGATCAAAGAAAATATTCTATATCCTGGAAGGTTCAGAAAGATACTTGACATTAATAAAGGAGGATTTGTTTATTATCCCGAAACAAAAGGTCAACACTGGTCTTTTCAGGCTACTAAAATGGCTGAATTTCTGGATAATAACTTTGGAAATATATTTAGCGGGAAAATACAATAATGCGATTATTTTAATAATTGGGTTTTGACTTA is a window from the Evansella cellulosilytica DSM 2522 genome containing:
- a CDS encoding DUF771 domain-containing protein: MQKLKAEVVITIPEDMVLITRVEYEMLKQKELSGLYWNMKDLEKRINKKSEWIKENILYPGRFRKILDINKGGFVYYPETKGQHWSFQATKMAEFLDNNFGNIFSGKIQ